One genomic region from Oncorhynchus clarkii lewisi isolate Uvic-CL-2024 chromosome 21, UVic_Ocla_1.0, whole genome shotgun sequence encodes:
- the LOC139379349 gene encoding zinc finger protein 800-like, with protein sequence MEVEMEEIPQDEPQPEPESHVTRDQSCQTDEPQPSSPNPMTDLNPGPDAAPRTPGYCVEPGDPPLLQQQLQTSKSGIQQIIEVFRSGTAQLKHMLLNEVDTIFECKTCRSLFRGLPNLITHKEYYCLTRLPKPDDPAGEGDKQSGAMKDLLEAIYPRKDRPDYVMRLEPIQTSNNAVFQFLSSEEELAHFPRAPHTPGGTHTHSPEPWGEQGGTPENGQTGEGEERRRSDQEEEEGGEEVAQPEEEGSTSGVEDVTISCCLCGKDFNSRRSIRRHCRKMHQTKLEELRKFTETRTVPISLLSMVKGRSRPLHTPSGKSCPVCFKSFATKANVRRHFDEVHRGLRRDTITPDIATRPGQPLSLEATPPRKSASSSPARGHTPKSGGASGATTPQPPKASTAVPPAPSLLASALYNLASCRCLLCKRKYSSQVMLKRHMRIVHKIYNLKNVSSVSTTATTSTGTNNSKTATNTDSTPSNSLSMKEEAVESWDDPDSSPASSPGDTDRKDTDRKGVTMATKSGQKIKEEEGGSSPKTSTRSTSINSTGGTSSGSGTLGRPPQKLSVGFDFKQLFCKLCKRQFSSRQNLTKHIELHTDGTDIFIKFYRCPLCRYESRRKRDVLRHVTVVHKKSTGYLAKIVPKLESRAVKRPAEVVLNSAPNANNNKRGGTTVKEEVNGCHSAPSPPTPPVTRKQELLNSSSYPVTRKQDLLSSSTPVTRNQERQERQQEARTGSPVSRKNDKQHPDTPAPTPPHTRRHDAHQESSSSSTEVRVTKNFSLHSCDVCGRAFAKKLYLESHKRSHRNATPPVSTPPSGARAKGVSTRSKAMLW encoded by the exons atggaggtggagatggaggagatccCCCAGGACGAGCCCCAACCTGAGCCTGAGAGCCATGTTACCAGAGACCAGAGCTGCCAGACAGACGAGCCACAGCCCAGCAGCCCTAACCCAATGACTGACCTTAACCCTGGCCCCGACGCAGCCCCCAGGACACCAG GGTACTGCGTGGAGCCAGGTGACCCTCCTCTGTTGCAGCAGCAGCTCCAGACCTCCAAGTCTGGCATCCAGCAGATCATAGAGGTCTTCCGTTCAG GTACTGCCCAGCTGAAGCACATGCTGCTGAATGAGGTGGACACCATCTTTGAGTGTAAGACATGTCGCAGCTTGTTCCGGGGCCTGCCCAACCTCATCACCCACAAAGAGTACTACTGCCTCACCAGACTGCCCAAGCCCGACG ATCCAGCGGGCGAGGGTGACAAGCAGAGCGGGGCCATGAAGGACCTCCTGGAGGCCATCTACCCCAGGAAGGACCGGCCGGACTACGTGATGCGCCTGGAGCCAATCCAGACCTCCAATAACGCTGTGTTCCAGTTCCTGTCCTCAGAGGAGGAGCTGGCCCACTTCCCCCGGGCTCCACACACCCCCGGagggacccacacacacagccctgagccctggggggagcagggagggacgcCGGAGAATGGACagacaggggagggggaggagaggaggaggagtgaccaggaggaggaggagggaggagaggaggtggcgCAGCCCGAGGAGGAGGGGTCTACGAGCGGG gtGGAGGACGTTACCATCTCGTGCTGCCTGTGTGGTAAGGACTTCAACTCTCGCCGCAGCATCCGCCGCCACTGTCGCAAGATGCACCAGACCAAGCTAGAGGAGCTCCGGAAGTTCACCGAGACGCGCACCGTTCCCATCAGCCTCCTCTCCATGGTCAAAGGTCGGTCTCGCCCCTTGCACACGCCCAGCGGCAAGTCCTGCCCCGTCTGCTTCAAGTCCTTCGCCACCAAGGCCAACGTGCGGCGCCATTTTGACGAGGTGCACCGCGGCCTGCGTCGGGACACCATCACGCCGGACATAGCCACGCGCCCTGGCCAGCCGCTATCTCTGGAGGCCACGCCGCCCCGCAAGAGCGCCAGCTCCTCCCCCGCGAGAGGTCACACCCCGAAGAGCGGAGGAGCCTCGGGGGCTACCACCCCTCAGCCCCCCAAAGCCTCCACCGCGGTGCCCCCTGCCCCTTCTCTCCTGGCATCGGCCCTGTACAACCTGGCCTCCTGCCGCTGTCTGCTCTGCAAGAGAAAGTACAGCTCCCAGGTCATGTTAAAGAGACACATGCGCATCGTCCACAAGATCTACAATCTCAAGAACGTTAGCTCCGTCTCCACGACCGCAACCACATCCACGGGGACCAACAACAGCAAAACAGCCACCAACACTGACAGCACCCCTAGCAACAGCTTGAGCATGAAGGAGGAGGCGGTTGAATCCTGGGACGACCCTGACTCCAGCCCCGCCTCGTCGCCTGGCGACACGGACCGGAAGGACACGGACAGGAAGGGTGTCACCATGGCAACCAAGTCAGGTCAAAAGATCAAAGAGGAAGAGGGTGGGAGCAGCCCCAAGACATCAACTCGTTCCACTTCCATCAACAGCACCGGTGGTACTAGTAGTGGCAGTGGAACTCTGGGGAGACCCCCTCAGAAGCTCTCGGTGGGGTTTGACTTCAAGCAGCTGTTCTGCAAGCTTTGCAAACGTCAGTTCAGCTCGCGCCAGAACCTCACCAAGCACATCGAGCTGCACACGGACGGCACGGACATCTTCATCAAGTTCTACCGCTGCCCGCTCTGCCGCTACGAGTCCCGGCGCAAGCGCGACGTCCTGCGTCACGTGACGGTGGTGCACAAGAAGTCGACGGGCTACCTGGCCAAGATCGTGCCCAAGCTGGAGTCGCGTGCGGTCAAGCGGCCGGCTGAGGTGGTCCTCAACTCTGCCCCCAATGCCAACAACAACAAGAGAGGAGGAACAACAGTCAAGGAGGAGGTGAACGGGTGCCACTcggccccctctccccctacgCCCCCAGTCACACGCAAACAGGAGCTCCTCAACTCCTCCTCCTACCCAGTCACACGCAAACaggacctcctctcctcctccactccggtCACTCGCaaccaggagagacaggagaggcagCAGGAGGCCCGAACCGGGTCACCTGTCTCCCGTAAGAACGACAAACAACACCCCGACACCCCTGCCCCGACGCCGCCCCACACACGTCGCCATGACGCCCACCAggagagcagcagcagtagtacagAGGTGCGTGTCACCAAGAACTTCTCGCTCCACTCGTGTGACGTGTGCGGCCGGGCCTTCGCCAAGAAACTCTACCTGGAGTCCCATAAGAGGAGCCACCGGAACGCCACGCCACCGGTCAGCACGCCGCCCAGCGGCGCCAGGGCTAAGGGGGTCAGCACTCGGTCCAAGGCAATGCTCTGGTGA